In Streptomyces sp. RFCAC02, the following proteins share a genomic window:
- a CDS encoding heme ABC transporter ATP-binding protein gives MNRRWFGGRRVTVPGPPAPGEALAEVRDVVLGLGGRPVLNGVALTVRAGEVLALVGPNGAGKSTLLSVLAADLAAASGSVRVAGRPADDWSAGDLALRRAVLPQSAALSFPFTAAEVVRMGRAPWAGTAAAAEDDDAVARAMADTGTAEFADRPYPALSGGERARVALARVLAQRAPLVLLDEPTAALDLRHQELVLRVCRSEALAGRGVAVVLHDLALAAAHADRVAVLDGGRIAADGPPAEIFTGELLSRVYRHPVDVLPHPVTGAPLVLPRRPGPGATETDGPPHG, from the coding sequence ATGAACCGCAGGTGGTTCGGCGGCCGGCGCGTCACCGTCCCGGGGCCGCCGGCCCCGGGCGAGGCGCTGGCCGAGGTGCGGGACGTCGTGCTCGGGCTCGGCGGGCGGCCCGTGCTGAACGGCGTCGCGCTCACCGTGCGCGCGGGCGAGGTCCTCGCGCTCGTCGGCCCCAACGGCGCGGGGAAGTCCACGCTGCTGTCCGTGCTGGCCGCCGACCTGGCGGCCGCGAGCGGCTCGGTACGGGTCGCGGGCCGCCCGGCGGACGACTGGTCCGCAGGCGACCTGGCGCTGCGGCGCGCCGTCCTGCCGCAGTCCGCCGCCCTGTCCTTCCCGTTCACCGCCGCCGAGGTCGTCCGGATGGGCCGGGCACCCTGGGCCGGCACGGCCGCCGCCGCCGAGGACGACGACGCCGTCGCCCGGGCCATGGCGGACACCGGCACGGCCGAGTTCGCCGACCGGCCCTACCCGGCCCTGTCCGGCGGCGAACGCGCCCGGGTCGCGCTGGCGCGCGTCCTCGCGCAGCGCGCGCCCCTCGTACTCCTCGACGAGCCGACCGCCGCGCTCGACCTGCGGCACCAGGAACTGGTCCTGCGGGTGTGCCGGTCCGAGGCGCTGGCGGGCCGCGGCGTCGCCGTCGTGCTGCACGACCTGGCGCTCGCCGCCGCCCACGCGGACCGGGTCGCCGTCCTGGACGGTGGCCGGATCGCGGCCGACGGGCCGCCCGCCGAAATCTTCACCGGGGAGCTGCTGAGCCGGGTCTACCGGCACCCCGTGGACGTGCTGCCGCACCCGGTCACGGGCGCGCCACTCGTCCTGCCGCGCCGCCCCGGGCCGGGGGCCACGGAGACGGACGGCCCTCCCCACGGGTGA
- a CDS encoding iron ABC transporter permease: MSALPVQRRTGGAARRPVLLASLIAAVAALALLSVSIGAYDIPVPDVLASVGHRLGIGGRPLDRVGESVLWDVRMPRVVLALLVGASLGCAGALTQGVFGNPLAEPAVIGVSPGAAVGAVVAIAFDVHVFGTWTVTVLAFLTGLATVALVYALARSGGRTEVVTLILTGIAVNAFAMALIGLAIFFADNAQITQITFWQLGSLSQATWPKVLAVLPCAAAGLMVAPLYARRLDLLALGERPARHLGVDVERLRLVLVLVIALLTAAAVAVAGVIGFVGLVVPHLLRMAAGPGHRFLLPASAAGGAALLLAADLFARTAAQPAELPLGVLTALIGSPFFFWLLRRTRDRQGGWA, encoded by the coding sequence ATGAGCGCCCTCCCCGTCCAGCGGCGGACCGGCGGGGCCGCCCGCAGACCCGTGCTCCTCGCCTCGCTCATCGCCGCCGTGGCGGCACTCGCGCTCCTGTCCGTGTCCATCGGCGCCTACGACATCCCGGTGCCCGACGTCCTCGCCTCGGTCGGGCACCGGCTGGGGATCGGCGGCCGGCCACTGGACCGCGTGGGCGAGAGCGTGCTGTGGGACGTCCGCATGCCGCGCGTCGTCCTGGCACTGCTGGTCGGCGCGTCCCTCGGCTGCGCCGGCGCCCTGACGCAGGGGGTGTTCGGCAATCCGCTGGCCGAACCGGCCGTCATCGGCGTCTCACCGGGCGCGGCCGTGGGCGCCGTCGTCGCCATCGCGTTCGACGTGCACGTCTTCGGCACCTGGACGGTCACCGTCCTCGCCTTCCTCACCGGGCTCGCCACCGTCGCCCTGGTCTACGCCCTGGCCCGCTCCGGCGGCCGGACCGAGGTCGTCACGCTGATCCTCACCGGCATCGCCGTCAACGCCTTCGCCATGGCGCTGATCGGCCTGGCGATCTTCTTCGCCGACAACGCGCAGATCACCCAGATCACCTTCTGGCAGCTCGGCTCGCTCTCCCAGGCGACCTGGCCGAAGGTGCTCGCCGTCCTGCCGTGCGCCGCCGCCGGGCTGATGGTCGCGCCCCTGTACGCCCGCCGGCTCGACCTGCTCGCCCTCGGTGAGCGGCCCGCGCGCCACCTGGGGGTGGACGTGGAGCGGCTGCGGCTCGTCCTCGTGCTCGTCATCGCGCTGCTCACCGCCGCGGCGGTCGCCGTGGCCGGCGTCATCGGCTTCGTCGGTCTCGTCGTACCGCACCTGCTGCGGATGGCGGCCGGCCCGGGACACCGTTTCCTGCTGCCCGCGTCGGCGGCGGGCGGCGCGGCGCTGCTGCTGGCGGCCGACCTGTTCGCCCGCACCGCGGCGCAGCCCGCCGAACTGCCCCTCGGCGTCCTGACCGCGCTGATCGGCAGCCCGTTCTTCTTCTGGCTGCTGCGCAGGACCCGCGACCGGCAGGGAGGCTGGGCATGA
- a CDS encoding ABC transporter substrate-binding protein — MRRHTRATLCGLLLLGLLSLAGCGGGDTTGSTTDAESTAVEGADRVEPLDGPPPAPELPVTVPSADGDGTEVTVEAADRIVPLSGSLSEIVFTLGLGDRVVARDVTATFEQAADLPVVTRGHDVSAEGVLSLHPDVVLAESTTGPDEAIDRIRDAGVPLIVFDAALGLEDVTPRITAVAAALGVPGAGAELTGRTTERIDAVRAGLPDEGDRPRVAFLYLRGTASVYLLGGAESGAVSLIEAAGGVDAGSESGLEKDFTPLTSEALAAAAPDVILVMTKGLDSVGGVDGLLRIPGVAQTPAGMDRRIASIEDGMLLNYGPRTDEVLASLAEQIHAGSQDG; from the coding sequence ATGAGGCGCCACACACGGGCAACCCTGTGCGGACTACTGCTCCTCGGGCTGCTGTCGCTCGCCGGCTGCGGCGGCGGAGACACCACCGGAAGTACGACTGACGCCGAATCGACGGCAGTTGAGGGCGCCGACCGCGTCGAACCCCTCGACGGCCCCCCGCCGGCACCCGAGTTGCCGGTCACCGTGCCCTCCGCCGACGGGGACGGCACCGAGGTCACCGTCGAGGCGGCCGACCGCATCGTCCCGCTCTCCGGCTCCCTGTCCGAGATCGTGTTCACGCTCGGCCTCGGCGACCGCGTCGTGGCCAGGGACGTCACCGCCACCTTCGAACAGGCCGCCGACCTCCCCGTGGTCACCCGGGGCCATGACGTCTCCGCCGAGGGCGTGCTGTCCCTCCACCCCGACGTGGTGCTCGCCGAGAGCACCACGGGTCCCGACGAGGCCATCGACCGGATCAGGGACGCCGGTGTACCCCTCATCGTGTTCGACGCGGCGCTCGGCCTGGAGGACGTCACCCCGCGCATCACCGCCGTCGCGGCGGCGCTCGGCGTACCCGGCGCCGGAGCCGAGCTGACCGGGCGGACCACCGAACGGATCGACGCCGTCCGCGCCGGCCTCCCGGACGAGGGGGACCGGCCGCGCGTCGCCTTCCTCTACCTCCGCGGCACCGCGTCCGTCTACCTGCTCGGCGGGGCGGAATCGGGCGCCGTCTCGCTGATCGAGGCCGCAGGCGGGGTGGACGCCGGCAGCGAGTCCGGGCTGGAGAAGGACTTCACCCCGCTCACCAGCGAGGCACTGGCCGCCGCGGCCCCCGACGTCATCCTCGTGATGACCAAGGGCCTCGACTCCGTCGGCGGGGTCGACGGGCTCCTCCGGATCCCCGGCGTCGCCCAGACCCCGGCCGGCATGGACCGCCGCATCGCCTCCATCGAGGACGGCATGCTCCTCAACTACGGCCCCCGCACCGACGAGGTGCTCGCCTCGCTCGCCGAGCAGATCCACGCCGGGAGCCAGGACGGATGA